The following proteins are encoded in a genomic region of Ostrea edulis chromosome 7, xbOstEdul1.1, whole genome shotgun sequence:
- the LOC125655926 gene encoding tRNA methyltransferase 10 homolog B-like — MWSIQLLQRTFRLSCRVNYQRRQQWMRTFSSSPCLLNKSPTHYPTDKIKNMQDFEEFASPEEKKHLEILKAEFMTLCREGVLDMAEPTDEQWLLHMNLESSNARRQHFRRIQKKQYRNIKKEEKKNEQKDQAEVVRTYEADIFFKKLYNFTRKFLIQSRVAQAMILEDPILIDLGFADALTYSEISLVVKQLYDLAGYINASALDPTPTLNVIFCNAKPSVQENKFLGLLQSRFEKNLEEGLDSMPVSLITEKSYLELFPRDDLVYLTPDAHKYYHPSEDGIPIIGAIVDKTTQDKLTHTRAFEDQVKMRKLPIDLTVNKFYGSKRLPITHAVDYVSKLQFTGDPHQAITALAPRNFKVPVEKAKNVKKYTQY, encoded by the exons ATGTGGTCCATACAGTTACTACAGAG GACGTTTAGATTAAGCTGTAGAGTTAATTACCAGAGGAGGCAGCAATGGATGCGGACTTTCTCCTCTTCTCCCTGTCTGCTGAATAAAAGTCCTACGCATTATCCCACAGACAAAATCAAAAATATGCAGGACTTCGAGGAATTTGCCAGCCCTGAGGAGAAGAAACACCTAGAGATACTGAAGGCGGAGTTCATGACCTTATGTAGAGAGGGGGTATTAGAC ATGGCTGAACCTACAGATGAACAATGGCTGCTTCACATGAACCTGGAGTCTTCCAATGCCAGACGCCAACACTTTCG GCGCATTCAGAAAAAGCAATATCGAAATATAAAAAAAGAGGAGAAAAAAAATGAGCAAAAGGACCAGGCAGAAGTTGTCAGAACGTATGAAGCAGATATTTTCTTCaagaaattatacaattttacgAGAAAGTTTCTGATTCAAAGCCGTGTTGCTCAGGCAATGATTCTCGAAGATCCCATTCTGATTGATTTAGGATTCGCAGACGCTTTAACGTACAGTGAAATTAGTCTAGTTGTCAAACAACTGTATGATCTTGCAGGGTACATAAATGCATCAGCTTTGGATCCAACACCTACTCTGAatgtaattttttgtaatgcCAAACCTTCGGTGCAAGAGAACAAGTTCCTGGGACTTCTACAGTCACGATTTGAGAAGAATTTGGAGGAGGGTCTCGATAGCATGCCTGTGTCCTTAATCACAGAGAAAAGCTACCTAGAATTATTTCCACGAGATGATTTGGTTTATCTGACACCAGACGCGCACAAGTACTACCATCCATCAGAAGACGGCATTCCAATCATAGGCGCCATCGTGGATAAGACAACACAAGACAAATTGACGCACACCAGGGCATTTGAAGATCAAGTTAAAATGCGAAAACTCCCCATTGACTTAACAGTTAATAA ATTTTATGGATCCAAGAGGCTTCCAATAACCCATGCTGTGGATTATGTGTCAAAACTGCAATTTACTGGCGATCCACATCAGGCAATAACTGCTTTGGCACCGAGAAATTTTAAAGTCCCCGTGGAGAAAGCAAAAAATGTGAAGAAGTATACACAATATTGA